The Dehalococcoidales bacterium genome contains a region encoding:
- a CDS encoding electron transfer flavoprotein subunit beta/FixA family protein has translation MKIIVCVKVVLDPEMPASSFKVDAATNKVIPPKGTPPVLNPFDENALEAALRIKESAGASVTVLSLGKNISKAVIRKSLAAGADRLVLLEDDAFEDLDACTTAGLLADAIREIGEYDVIICGREAADTSAGQVGLGIAEILGIPSVSLAGKVEFADNQLKVDRVLAYGTETIGVLLPALVTVGNEAGALRTPGIKAVMEAQKKPLTVWKAADLGFSQPQTRKIGVRKVFQPVHETKCDIVTADTPEEAAVGLARKLREAKVL, from the coding sequence TTGAAAATCATTGTTTGTGTTAAAGTGGTCCTCGACCCCGAAATGCCTGCATCTTCGTTTAAAGTGGATGCGGCCACCAATAAGGTGATTCCGCCCAAGGGTACCCCTCCGGTACTCAATCCCTTCGATGAGAATGCCCTGGAGGCCGCTTTGAGAATCAAGGAAAGCGCCGGCGCCTCCGTGACCGTATTGAGCTTGGGTAAGAATATTTCCAAGGCGGTAATACGTAAATCTCTGGCCGCTGGGGCGGATAGATTGGTCCTGCTGGAGGACGACGCCTTTGAAGACCTGGACGCCTGCACGACTGCCGGTTTATTGGCTGATGCAATCCGCGAAATAGGGGAATACGACGTTATTATCTGCGGCCGGGAAGCGGCTGATACCAGTGCCGGGCAAGTGGGCTTGGGTATAGCGGAAATCCTGGGCATTCCCAGCGTCAGTCTGGCCGGTAAGGTGGAGTTCGCGGATAATCAATTGAAAGTTGATAGGGTGTTGGCCTACGGGACGGAGACTATCGGTGTCTTGTTGCCCGCTTTGGTCACGGTCGGTAATGAAGCCGGTGCTCTGCGTACTCCCGGCATCAAGGCGGTTATGGAAGCGCAGAAAAAACCTTTGACCGTCTGGAAGGCGGCGGATCTGGGCTTTAGCCAGCCTCAAACCAGGAAAATCGGCGTCCGGAAGGTTTTTCAGCCCGTTCACGAGACCAAATGTGATATCGTTACCGCGGACACGCCGGAAGAAGCGGCGGTCGGTCTGGCCCGGAAACTCAGGGAAGCTAAAGTCCTTTAA
- a CDS encoding NAD(P)H-dependent oxidoreductase subunit E has product MNNRRDILGQFTSDRKNLLPILYRVQAGEGYLSPGAVAEISRFLDLSENDVFSTASFYPDLRFTPHPAHTVRVCTCLECRLRGAEDIISTIEQALNTPAGPTAVGATFRLDKASFPGCASLAPVVVVDEDVYCRVTPDVIEEILAKYR; this is encoded by the coding sequence ATGAATAACAGGCGGGATATTCTCGGGCAGTTCACCTCGGATAGAAAAAACTTGCTGCCCATCCTGTACCGGGTGCAGGCAGGGGAGGGATACCTGTCCCCCGGCGCTGTCGCTGAAATCAGCCGCTTTCTGGATTTATCGGAGAACGATGTTTTCAGCACTGCCAGCTTTTACCCGGATTTACGCTTTACCCCGCACCCCGCCCATACCGTGCGGGTCTGTACCTGCCTGGAATGCCGCCTGCGCGGGGCGGAGGATATCATTTCAACCATTGAGCAAGCTTTGAACACGCCGGCCGGGCCGACCGCCGTGGGCGCAACGTTCCGATTGGACAAAGCCTCCTTCCCCGGCTGCGCTTCCCTGGCGCCGGTCGTCGTGGTGGATGAAGATGTTTACTGCCGGGTAACACCGGACGTAATTGAAGAAATCCTGGCTAAGTACCGTTAG
- a CDS encoding ABC transporter substrate-binding protein: protein MNASACVETLVRATGQGEIIPWLATDWQMSDDKTTLTMHLQPNVKFHDGTDFNAEAVKYNLDLYRDGILTDMDNVSEVEVVDNNTIIFHFSEYHSDFFYLLAWSAGRIVSPTALQTYTKEELYTHPVGTGPFKFVSYQQDVSLVYDRFDDYWQEGKPYLDGVRFDYVADRTVALMAFESGQADINTFLDPRDAERLLSNPDYTVYTLPAVTVGAIEDSANPDSPFSKVEVRKAISYAVPTNQLPALVGFGAQPGVQLFPEGSQGYNPDFEAIPYDPDYARQLLADAGYPDGFDTTIYVYSYIEMDAWVAIQGYLNEVGIRTTINSVTMVAWMGDVFGNGFTGIACQYMMCFPGQSILSDITGSLSLHGTQSPVSKSFVYPDDYTANVDALTLETDPDVAQELIYELGEMAVNEYSMFQPFYVYYMSSVTNNRVHDDKLYQEVMHLWTPEDAWLSD, encoded by the coding sequence ATGAATGCGTCTGCCTGTGTTGAAACACTGGTGCGCGCCACCGGCCAGGGCGAAATTATCCCCTGGCTCGCCACGGATTGGCAGATGAGCGACGATAAAACGACCCTGACCATGCATCTGCAGCCAAACGTAAAATTCCATGACGGGACTGACTTCAATGCTGAAGCTGTAAAATACAATCTTGACCTGTACCGTGATGGAATTTTAACCGACATGGACAACGTATCCGAGGTTGAAGTTGTAGATAACAATACTATCATCTTCCATTTCTCTGAATATCACTCGGACTTCTTCTATCTTCTGGCCTGGTCGGCCGGGCGTATCGTATCGCCCACCGCTCTCCAGACCTACACCAAAGAAGAGCTTTACACTCACCCGGTCGGCACCGGCCCCTTCAAATTCGTCAGCTATCAGCAGGACGTCAGCCTGGTTTATGACAGGTTCGATGACTACTGGCAAGAAGGCAAACCCTATCTTGATGGCGTGCGATTCGACTATGTAGCCGATAGGACCGTAGCCCTTATGGCGTTCGAAAGCGGCCAGGCCGATATCAATACCTTCCTTGACCCGCGGGATGCGGAACGTCTCTTAAGCAACCCGGATTACACGGTTTATACCCTGCCCGCGGTCACCGTCGGCGCCATTGAGGACTCCGCCAACCCGGATTCACCTTTCTCTAAAGTGGAAGTCCGCAAGGCAATCTCTTACGCTGTGCCCACGAACCAGCTACCTGCACTGGTAGGTTTCGGCGCCCAGCCCGGCGTCCAGCTCTTCCCCGAAGGCTCACAGGGCTATAACCCTGATTTTGAAGCTATTCCTTACGACCCGGATTATGCGCGGCAGCTTCTTGCCGATGCCGGTTACCCGGATGGCTTTGATACCACTATCTATGTCTATTCCTACATTGAAATGGACGCCTGGGTAGCCATTCAGGGATACCTGAACGAGGTTGGCATCAGGACGACCATCAACAGCGTCACTATGGTGGCCTGGATGGGAGACGTCTTTGGCAACGGCTTTACCGGTATAGCTTGCCAGTACATGATGTGCTTCCCCGGACAGTCCATCCTTAGTGATATCACCGGGTCTCTTTCCCTGCATGGCACGCAGAGCCCGGTTTCCAAGAGTTTCGTCTATCCGGACGACTACACCGCGAATGTTGATGCCTTGACACTGGAAACCGACCCCGACGTAGCCCAGGAACTCATTTATGAGTTGGGGGAAATGGCGGTTAACGAATACTCGATGTTCCAGCCGTTCTACGTCTACTACATGTCTTCCGTGACCAACAATAGAGTTCACGATGACAAACTGTACCAGGAAGTAATGCATCTCTGGACACCCGAAGATGCCTGGTTAAGCGACTAA
- a CDS encoding electron transfer flavoprotein subunit alpha/FixB family protein, translating into MADYQGVLVHCETSEGKLASIAAELLAAGKSLAGELGQELSAVLIGSDIAGLSQEVISRGADRVYVVDQPLLKDYLTDSYLQAMVKVIGQAAPRIVLLGQTHLGRDLAPRLAFRLNTAAVMDCVALAIDPATRRLLMTKPVYGGNAQAIQVCESDPQVATVRSKVVSPLPMDSGRQGGVINVAVDIDPALVRTRVLARKAETSTGVKLEDAAVVVTGGRGIGGAEGFKQLAELAGTLNGAVGATRPACDNQWISDNAQVGLTGKIVSPNLYIAVAVSGSSQHLSGCSSSKVIVAINKDPEANIFKSAHYGIVADWKKALPAFTAKVKELVSG; encoded by the coding sequence ATGGCTGATTATCAGGGCGTGCTGGTGCATTGTGAAACATCTGAAGGTAAGCTGGCTTCCATCGCCGCCGAGTTGCTGGCCGCCGGGAAAAGCCTGGCTGGAGAATTGGGGCAGGAGTTGAGCGCGGTATTAATCGGCAGTGATATCGCCGGCTTGTCTCAAGAGGTTATTTCCCGGGGGGCTGATAGGGTATATGTTGTGGACCAGCCTTTGCTTAAGGACTATCTCACTGATTCCTATCTTCAGGCTATGGTCAAGGTCATCGGGCAGGCCGCGCCGCGAATTGTCCTGTTGGGCCAGACCCATCTTGGCCGCGACCTCGCACCCCGGCTGGCTTTCCGGCTGAATACGGCCGCGGTCATGGACTGTGTTGCCCTGGCTATCGACCCCGCCACCCGGCGGCTGCTGATGACCAAGCCGGTTTATGGCGGCAATGCCCAGGCTATTCAGGTTTGCGAGTCCGACCCCCAGGTAGCTACCGTGAGGAGCAAAGTAGTTTCACCGCTGCCAATGGATTCCGGCCGGCAGGGTGGGGTCATTAATGTCGCTGTGGATATAGACCCGGCTTTGGTGCGTACCAGGGTATTGGCGAGAAAAGCGGAGACCTCTACCGGCGTCAAGCTGGAAGATGCCGCGGTCGTGGTGACCGGCGGTAGGGGTATCGGCGGCGCGGAAGGTTTCAAACAGCTGGCGGAGCTGGCCGGAACGTTAAACGGGGCGGTGGGTGCTACCCGGCCCGCCTGTGATAATCAGTGGATATCGGATAACGCGCAGGTGGGCTTGACCGGTAAAATCGTCAGCCCTAACCTCTATATCGCCGTGGCCGTCTCCGGCTCCAGCCAGCACCTGAGCGGCTGCTCCAGCTCTAAGGTAATCGTGGCTATCAACAAAGACCCGGAAGCCAATATCTTCAAGTCCGCCCATTACGGCATCGTTGCCGACTGGAAAAAAGCCCTCCCGGCTTTCACCGCTAAAGTTAAGGAGCTGGTATCAGGTTAG
- a CDS encoding CocE/NonD family hydrolase: protein MGNTPREKTETRIYGSQKIDVAMKQAIPPEAPDSGCPELKSEVTVTGGIRYERDVPVKMRDGVTVYTDIYRPEGAVNLPAIIAWSPYGKRGGYLGSPVYGVPPGTASPMAKFEGPDPAYWCHYGYAVINPDSRGVFHSEGDILQFCSAEGRDGYDLIEWVAARDWCNGKVSLNGNSWLAIAQWFIAAEKPPHLACIAPWEGFDDFYRDNLFQGGIPEIGFVGRGNDRTCGRGFYEDLPVMMCNYPLMNAYWEDKRAKVENIDIPAYVVASYNPLHTHGTLDAFRRMASPHKWLRVNNTQEWPDLYRPENLEDLRRFYDRYLKDIHNGWELTPRVRVSVLDPGGRDIVNRPESDWPLPRTQWEKLYLDAASLKLSPEPPVAASLVRYRADDDNGQAVFTYSFPEDTEIVGHMKLRLWVEAAGSDDMDLFVYVSKTDAMGNPLSHLVVDFPHPGARGLLRVSHRELDAERSTPSQPFLAHRREQLLKPGQVVPVDIGIWPWGMLWHAGQQLRVAVQGFHLIWMDDVVLGKTPIFRYERRNKGEHIIHTGGKYDSYLLVPRIPPA, encoded by the coding sequence ATGGGTAATACGCCTCGGGAAAAAACAGAGACCCGTATCTATGGTTCTCAAAAAATAGATGTGGCTATGAAGCAGGCTATTCCCCCGGAAGCCCCTGATAGCGGCTGCCCGGAGCTTAAGTCGGAGGTTACCGTCACCGGCGGCATCCGCTATGAACGCGATGTGCCGGTGAAGATGCGCGATGGCGTTACCGTCTATACTGATATTTACCGGCCGGAAGGCGCCGTCAACCTACCGGCCATTATCGCCTGGAGCCCTTACGGCAAGCGGGGAGGCTACCTGGGCAGTCCGGTCTACGGCGTGCCGCCCGGTACCGCCTCGCCCATGGCCAAGTTTGAAGGCCCTGACCCGGCTTACTGGTGCCATTACGGCTACGCGGTGATTAACCCGGACTCTCGTGGCGTTTTCCACTCTGAGGGTGATATTTTGCAGTTCTGCTCGGCGGAAGGCCGTGACGGCTATGACCTTATCGAGTGGGTGGCCGCCCGGGACTGGTGCAACGGTAAGGTTTCGCTCAACGGCAACTCCTGGCTGGCTATCGCCCAGTGGTTTATCGCCGCGGAAAAGCCGCCGCACCTGGCCTGTATCGCCCCCTGGGAGGGCTTCGATGATTTCTACCGTGATAACCTTTTCCAGGGCGGTATCCCGGAAATCGGTTTTGTCGGGCGGGGCAACGATCGTACCTGCGGCCGGGGTTTTTACGAAGACCTGCCGGTAATGATGTGCAACTATCCCCTGATGAACGCCTACTGGGAAGACAAGCGGGCTAAAGTGGAGAATATCGATATTCCCGCCTACGTCGTCGCCAGCTATAACCCCCTGCACACCCACGGCACCTTGGACGCCTTCCGCCGTATGGCCTCGCCGCACAAGTGGCTGCGCGTTAATAACACCCAGGAATGGCCGGATTTGTACCGGCCGGAAAACCTGGAAGACCTGCGCCGCTTTTATGACCGCTATCTCAAGGATATCCACAACGGCTGGGAGCTGACCCCGCGGGTGCGTGTTTCTGTGCTTGACCCCGGCGGCCGGGATATCGTTAACCGCCCGGAAAGCGATTGGCCGCTGCCGCGGACGCAATGGGAAAAGCTTTACCTGGACGCCGCCTCGTTGAAACTCTCGCCGGAGCCGCCGGTCGCTGCATCGCTGGTACGCTATCGTGCCGACGATGATAATGGCCAGGCTGTCTTTACTTACAGTTTTCCTGAAGATACGGAGATAGTTGGTCATATGAAGCTGCGTCTCTGGGTCGAGGCGGCTGGCTCGGATGACATGGACCTGTTCGTCTATGTCAGCAAGACGGATGCCATGGGCAATCCTCTCTCGCATTTGGTGGTGGACTTTCCCCACCCCGGCGCCCGCGGCCTGCTCCGCGTTTCTCACCGGGAGCTGGATGCGGAGCGTTCGACGCCGTCGCAGCCGTTCCTGGCGCACCGCCGCGAGCAGCTCCTTAAGCCCGGCCAGGTGGTGCCCGTGGATATCGGCATCTGGCCCTGGGGCATGTTATGGCACGCCGGTCAGCAGTTGCGCGTGGCCGTCCAGGGGTTCCATCTCATCTGGATGGACGATGTAGTTTTAGGCAAGACCCCGATTTTCCGCTACGAGCGGCGTAATAAGGGTGAGCACATCATCCATACCGGCGGGAAGTATGATTCATATCTCCTCGTCCCCAGAATCCCCCCGGCTTAA
- a CDS encoding ABC transporter permease: MTTTVNDNDVALALPPKTSELRRVIRIFFGRKIAVVGFVIICLYVLIAIFAPFVAPHDPNFFDSTIRLQQPSSEHLLGTDSIGRDTLSRIIYGSRTTLLIGVSAVVIGSAVGQFLGLLAAYFGGWINIIIMRLMDVQISFPGMILMLLIGALLGGGTRNVIIALSISMIPVSCRLMCGEALSVKQNEYITAARAIGSSPFRIMLRRIYPNCFPSLLVMMSIMMGVVIISEAGLSYLGIGVQVPQADWGSMVSDGYRYLLTNPILALSPGIAIMLMVFGFNMMGDGLRDALDPKLRGII, from the coding sequence ATGACAACAACTGTTAACGATAATGACGTGGCATTGGCTTTACCGCCGAAGACAAGCGAATTACGCAGGGTAATCCGCATCTTCTTCGGTCGTAAAATAGCGGTGGTTGGCTTCGTAATCATTTGTCTGTACGTGCTGATAGCCATTTTCGCTCCGTTTGTCGCTCCGCACGACCCGAATTTCTTCGATTCTACGATTCGACTCCAGCAACCCAGCAGTGAGCACCTGTTAGGGACCGATTCGATTGGTCGGGATACCCTGAGCCGCATTATTTACGGCTCGAGGACTACCCTGCTTATTGGCGTATCCGCCGTGGTTATCGGCAGCGCCGTCGGTCAATTTTTAGGGCTGTTGGCCGCGTATTTCGGCGGCTGGATAAATATCATCATTATGAGATTAATGGATGTCCAGATATCATTTCCCGGCATGATACTCATGCTTCTCATCGGCGCGCTGCTTGGCGGCGGCACGCGGAACGTTATCATCGCCTTGAGTATCAGTATGATTCCTGTATCCTGCCGCTTGATGTGCGGTGAAGCATTGAGCGTTAAACAGAACGAATATATAACCGCCGCCCGTGCTATTGGCAGCAGCCCGTTTAGAATCATGCTAAGGCGCATTTATCCCAACTGTTTCCCCTCCTTGCTGGTGATGATGTCCATCATGATGGGTGTGGTAATTATTTCTGAGGCAGGCTTGAGCTACCTCGGCATCGGCGTGCAGGTCCCCCAGGCGGACTGGGGCAGCATGGTCAGTGACGGCTATCGCTATCTGCTCACCAACCCCATTCTCGCGTTATCCCCCGGTATCGCTATCATGCTCATGGTTTTTGGCTTTAACATGATGGGAGACGGGCTCAGGGATGCCCTTGACCCGAAGTTAAGAGGCATTATTTAG
- a CDS encoding UGSC family (seleno)protein, whose product MAAVAASASKLEAEYDIPVAPVATLEFKSVADDLRSANMSLPFIYTPHPVVGMSPEALDKYIAGDDPDTHKPVIGEIIDALTRPVDVNRNKPEAAVTVKTDTSSIFLEPDTEDNFQRLFFERGWTDGLPVILPTEERVKRMLAGTGRPPDEVVGEIEIINFDNTELVKYTVSNIAIFAVMAGARPEHFPVILAIASTRQAAFTPSTTAFSSMILVNGPIRKEIGMNAGMGAYSPINLANSVIGRSWTIMSICWGYTRPKKTLWSSQGNNFLYNNMCAAENEERSVWTPFHVDKGFKPGESTVSLFRGWTLFNSDGAAAHRTVGEELNYQMQVMPGIDSAATIIIDPLVARNLKENEGFATKRDFCVWLSKNLKIPAGRYWGTDHVDLMMGHLPNKGVEPYASWKKAPPDELIPHYFNADNINILVVGGETSPLWKASDYGYLTSASIDKWRPAGSAIDCKDGSCGLPDPEDIDCKDGSCGLPDAPAEYDK is encoded by the coding sequence GTGGCGGCGGTCGCCGCCAGTGCCAGTAAGCTTGAAGCGGAATACGATATCCCGGTGGCCCCTGTCGCTACCCTCGAGTTCAAGAGCGTGGCTGATGACTTGAGGTCTGCCAATATGTCTTTGCCTTTCATCTACACCCCCCACCCGGTGGTCGGGATGTCCCCGGAAGCTTTGGATAAGTATATTGCCGGCGATGACCCGGATACGCATAAACCGGTCATCGGTGAGATAATTGACGCTTTGACCAGGCCGGTGGACGTTAACCGCAATAAGCCGGAGGCGGCCGTAACCGTAAAAACGGACACCTCCAGTATTTTCCTGGAGCCGGATACGGAAGACAACTTCCAGCGCCTGTTTTTTGAAAGAGGCTGGACGGATGGCCTCCCCGTTATCCTCCCCACCGAGGAGCGGGTAAAGCGGATGCTGGCCGGCACCGGTCGCCCCCCGGATGAGGTGGTTGGTGAAATAGAAATAATCAACTTTGATAACACGGAGCTGGTCAAGTACACGGTGTCCAATATCGCTATTTTCGCGGTGATGGCCGGTGCCAGGCCGGAGCATTTCCCGGTGATTCTGGCTATCGCCTCCACCCGGCAGGCGGCTTTTACCCCCTCCACCACCGCCTTTTCCAGCATGATTCTGGTGAATGGCCCCATTCGTAAGGAAATCGGCATGAACGCCGGCATGGGCGCCTACAGCCCTATCAACCTGGCCAATTCTGTTATCGGCCGCTCCTGGACGATAATGTCCATCTGCTGGGGCTACACCCGGCCCAAGAAAACCCTCTGGAGCTCTCAGGGCAACAACTTCCTGTACAACAACATGTGCGCCGCCGAGAATGAGGAGCGCAGCGTCTGGACGCCGTTTCACGTTGATAAAGGCTTCAAGCCCGGGGAAAGCACGGTCAGCCTCTTCCGCGGCTGGACCCTTTTCAACAGCGACGGCGCGGCCGCCCACCGGACGGTCGGCGAGGAGCTGAATTACCAGATGCAGGTAATGCCCGGCATTGACTCCGCGGCCACTATCATCATCGACCCCCTGGTGGCCCGGAACCTCAAGGAGAATGAGGGCTTCGCCACCAAGCGGGATTTCTGCGTCTGGCTGTCCAAGAACCTAAAAATACCCGCCGGCAGGTACTGGGGGACCGACCACGTTGACCTGATGATGGGCCACCTGCCCAACAAGGGCGTGGAGCCTTATGCCTCCTGGAAAAAGGCCCCCCCGGACGAGTTGATACCGCACTATTTCAATGCGGACAACATCAATATCCTGGTGGTGGGCGGCGAGACCAGTCCTTTGTGGAAGGCTTCGGATTACGGCTACCTGACCAGCGCCTCCATAGACAAGTGGCGCCCGGCCGGTTCCGCTATCGACTGCAAAGACGGTTCCTGCGGCCTGCCTGACCCAGAAGATATCGACTGCAAAGATGGTTCGTGCGGACTGCCGGATGCCCCGGCTGAATACGATAAATAA
- a CDS encoding SDR family NAD(P)-dependent oxidoreductase, with product MKDFAGKVAFITGGASGAGFGQAKVFAEAGCKVVIADVRQDHLDEAKDYFKNKKAKVHTIKLDITDRHAYAAAADEVEKVFGEPPQLLINTAGVNTMGPAEATSYADYDWVLGVCLGGVINGMVTFVPRMIKAGKGGYIATTSSMSAFQASAMVAPYSAAKAAVNSLMESYRQSLKPYNIGVSCLCPGNIKSNIFEAVLTRPKHLQDSGYVESQDTINALRSFHATGIDPVELAHILKKGIEDEQFIIIPFPNAKDMLRGHMERIVDYASPEGSKKQDEAYKKTMENITRMEGNPMQEAEKTGYGKAREDLTWVKDHFKKSK from the coding sequence ATGAAAGATTTTGCTGGGAAAGTTGCCTTTATCACCGGTGGTGCTTCCGGCGCTGGTTTCGGCCAGGCCAAGGTGTTCGCGGAAGCGGGCTGCAAGGTAGTTATTGCGGACGTCCGCCAGGACCACCTTGACGAGGCCAAAGACTACTTTAAAAACAAGAAAGCCAAGGTTCATACCATCAAGCTGGATATTACGGACCGCCATGCGTATGCGGCCGCCGCCGATGAGGTGGAGAAGGTATTCGGGGAGCCGCCGCAGCTTTTAATCAACACGGCGGGCGTTAACACCATGGGCCCCGCTGAAGCTACCTCCTATGCGGATTATGATTGGGTACTTGGGGTCTGCCTGGGTGGTGTCATCAATGGGATGGTCACCTTCGTGCCCCGCATGATTAAGGCCGGTAAAGGCGGCTACATCGCCACCACTTCCTCGATGAGTGCCTTCCAGGCGTCGGCCATGGTGGCGCCGTACTCGGCTGCCAAGGCGGCGGTCAACAGCCTCATGGAGTCTTACCGCCAGTCGCTCAAACCTTACAACATCGGCGTGTCCTGCCTTTGCCCGGGCAACATAAAGTCGAATATCTTTGAAGCCGTGCTTACCCGGCCCAAGCATTTACAGGATTCCGGCTATGTGGAAAGCCAGGATACCATTAATGCGCTGCGCTCCTTCCACGCGACGGGCATCGACCCCGTGGAACTGGCGCACATTCTTAAGAAGGGCATCGAGGACGAGCAGTTCATCATCATCCCGTTCCCGAATGCGAAGGATATGCTCCGGGGGCACATGGAGCGTATCGTGGACTACGCCAGCCCGGAAGGCTCCAAAAAACAGGACGAAGCCTATAAAAAAACCATGGAGAATATAACCCGTATGGAAGGCAATCCCATGCAGGAAGCCGAAAAGACGGGCTATGGCAAAGCCAGGGAAGATTTGACCTGGGTCAAAGACCATTTCAAAAAGTCGAAATAG
- a CDS encoding SDR family NAD(P)-dependent oxidoreductase, translated as MENVAGKVAFITGGASGIGLGMAKVFAANGMKVVILDMRQEALDEAMAYFNRLKQPAHPIKVDITNREAYARAADEAERIFGKIHVLVNNAGASVIANVRTANYKDWDYIMGTNVGGVINGVVTVLPRILKHGEGGHVVTTSSSLGMFAMSGMGLYCTTKYAVAGMMEALAAELEGTGVGASVYFPGPVRTNFGVSNKANRPDHLKNEGPEVKEPNPMNDAGYMEPEEVGERILRGIRRNDLFIMSHPEFRKGIQARNRALLRALPDEPPNKKRIAVLKTTRDLLYNPMYDKQTTPGAPDWTTH; from the coding sequence ATGGAAAATGTAGCTGGAAAAGTTGCCTTTATTACTGGCGGTGCCAGCGGCATCGGCCTTGGTATGGCCAAGGTGTTCGCCGCCAACGGGATGAAGGTGGTTATCCTTGATATGCGCCAGGAAGCCCTTGATGAAGCTATGGCGTATTTTAACCGCCTTAAGCAGCCCGCCCACCCCATCAAGGTCGATATCACCAACCGTGAGGCTTATGCCCGCGCCGCGGATGAAGCGGAAAGGATTTTCGGGAAGATACACGTTCTGGTAAACAATGCCGGTGCCTCTGTCATCGCCAACGTGCGGACGGCTAATTATAAAGACTGGGATTACATCATGGGCACCAATGTCGGCGGTGTCATCAACGGCGTCGTCACCGTCTTGCCCCGTATCCTCAAGCATGGCGAAGGCGGGCATGTCGTTACTACCTCGTCGTCTCTCGGCATGTTCGCCATGAGCGGCATGGGCCTTTACTGCACTACCAAGTACGCCGTGGCCGGTATGATGGAAGCCTTGGCCGCGGAGCTTGAAGGTACCGGCGTCGGCGCCTCGGTATATTTCCCCGGCCCGGTCAGGACTAATTTCGGGGTTTCCAATAAGGCCAACCGGCCGGACCACCTGAAGAATGAGGGGCCGGAAGTAAAAGAGCCTAATCCCATGAATGACGCCGGTTACATGGAGCCGGAAGAAGTCGGCGAGCGCATTCTGCGCGGCATCCGGCGTAACGACCTGTTTATCATGAGCCACCCGGAGTTCCGCAAGGGCATCCAGGCGCGCAACCGGGCGTTATTACGCGCTCTGCCTGATGAGCCGCCGAACAAAAAACGCATTGCCGTTCTTAAGACGACCAGGGACCTGCTTTATAATCCCATGTATGATAAGCAGACTACCCCGGGGGCGCCGGACTGGACTACGCACTGA
- a CDS encoding ABC transporter permease yields the protein MSAYIIKRLIQGLVIIVLVSLATFFIMRLTPGDPLSLYLYQTNISTLTEEQHHELEVKFGLDKPMPIQYFKWIGGVLHGDLGYSWTTNQSVAEVVKQRVPITLYLGALALIISAILGPLLGVISALRRGTWIDTVISVIANVGITMPVFWLGIVLIWVFAVVLKWLPIYGFVSPFTDFWQSLKTIIMPVFCLSLPPLAGLVRLMRSSALNVTNQDYIRTARSKGLKERNIVTRHILKNAFIPVMTMLGMQLGTIIGSTVLIESVFNIPGMGRALVNGVFSKDYQVVQAGALISAALVVITNIVVDISYGWFDPRIREGD from the coding sequence TTGAGCGCATATATTATTAAGCGTCTCATACAGGGACTGGTGATAATCGTCTTGGTCAGCCTGGCTACTTTTTTCATTATGCGCCTAACTCCCGGCGACCCCCTCAGCCTATATCTTTATCAGACAAACATCAGTACGCTAACGGAAGAACAGCACCATGAACTAGAGGTCAAGTTCGGACTTGATAAGCCCATGCCCATACAGTACTTCAAATGGATCGGCGGGGTCTTACATGGTGATTTAGGTTACTCGTGGACCACCAATCAGTCTGTGGCCGAGGTAGTCAAGCAGCGGGTGCCCATTACTCTTTATCTCGGGGCGCTCGCTTTGATTATCAGCGCTATCCTCGGACCCCTTTTGGGGGTTATCAGCGCCCTGAGACGGGGTACCTGGATTGATACCGTCATTTCTGTTATCGCCAATGTAGGCATCACCATGCCCGTATTCTGGTTAGGTATCGTGCTTATATGGGTGTTCGCCGTAGTGCTGAAATGGCTCCCCATTTATGGCTTTGTCTCTCCGTTTACTGATTTCTGGCAGAGTCTCAAGACTATTATAATGCCCGTTTTTTGCCTTTCCCTCCCGCCTCTGGCCGGACTGGTCCGGCTAATGCGTTCCTCCGCTCTTAATGTCACCAATCAGGATTACATCCGTACGGCGCGTTCCAAAGGACTAAAAGAAAGAAATATCGTAACACGGCATATTCTTAAGAACGCCTTTATTCCGGTAATGACCATGCTGGGCATGCAACTGGGCACGATCATCGGCTCGACGGTTCTCATCGAGTCGGTTTTTAATATACCTGGTATGGGTAGAGCCCTGGTCAACGGGGTATTTTCTAAAGATTACCAGGTGGTTCAAGCCGGAGCCCTTATATCGGCGGCTTTGGTCGTCATAACAAATATTGTGGTAGATATTTCCTACGGCTGGTTTGACCCAAGAATACGGGAAGGAGATTAG